Proteins from one Leptonema illini DSM 21528 genomic window:
- the ltrA gene encoding group II intron reverse transcriptase/maturase yields the protein METSSTEEGKGTEAAIPLNQKGLSEKLALLRSKLYHKARNEPRFKFYVLYDRIFRMDVLEAAYSRVKANRGSPGVDGITFKQIENSKGGAKAFLESIQKELKEKTYRPSPVRRKYIAKPDGRRRPLGIPTIKDRVVQMATLLIIEPIYEADFLDCSYGFRPKRSAHTALAEIRSHILSGFQAVYDADLKGYFDSIPHDKLILCVEQRISDRSVLRLIRMWLKTPVVEPPDDKGSPPRIARSKQGTPQGGVISPLLANLFLHYFDKVFHGRNGPAVWANAKLVRYADDFVVLARYQSDRLTDFVEGFIEARMGLKINRDKTKTVNLKEKKASLDFLGFTFRFDRDLKGRNRDYLNVLPSKKAVQRMRDRLKIMTGKKMCYQPIDEMIGGINRTLVGWSNYFASVIQRLPLEKSTPIQFIA from the coding sequence ATGGAAACATCCTCTACGGAAGAAGGAAAGGGAACTGAGGCAGCGATACCGCTTAACCAGAAGGGACTTTCCGAGAAGCTCGCTCTTTTGAGATCGAAACTCTATCACAAGGCGAGGAACGAACCACGCTTCAAATTTTACGTGCTTTATGATCGTATCTTCAGGATGGACGTTCTGGAGGCGGCGTATTCACGAGTGAAAGCGAATCGCGGTTCTCCCGGCGTTGACGGGATAACCTTCAAACAAATTGAGAACAGCAAAGGAGGTGCGAAAGCATTTCTTGAATCGATACAGAAGGAACTGAAAGAGAAGACGTACAGACCAAGCCCGGTCCGCAGGAAGTATATTGCGAAGCCGGATGGAAGACGCCGTCCTCTTGGCATTCCGACGATTAAAGACCGAGTCGTGCAAATGGCGACTCTCCTGATTATCGAGCCTATCTATGAGGCTGATTTTCTCGACTGTTCCTACGGGTTCAGACCGAAAAGATCTGCACATACAGCGCTCGCAGAAATCAGAAGTCATATTCTGTCGGGTTTTCAGGCTGTATATGATGCTGATCTCAAAGGATACTTCGATTCCATCCCACATGACAAACTGATTCTCTGCGTTGAGCAGAGAATCAGTGACAGGTCGGTCTTGCGACTGATCCGGATGTGGTTGAAGACGCCTGTGGTTGAACCCCCCGACGATAAAGGGAGTCCACCACGCATCGCAAGATCGAAACAGGGAACGCCTCAGGGGGGAGTGATCTCCCCGCTGCTCGCGAACCTGTTTCTACATTACTTCGATAAGGTGTTTCATGGTCGTAACGGACCCGCTGTGTGGGCCAACGCAAAACTTGTTCGTTATGCGGATGACTTTGTCGTGTTGGCCCGGTATCAATCGGATCGCCTCACCGATTTTGTTGAGGGATTCATTGAAGCCCGCATGGGTCTTAAGATCAATCGTGACAAGACGAAGACAGTCAACTTGAAGGAGAAGAAAGCGAGTCTGGATTTTCTCGGGTTTACCTTTCGGTTTGATCGCGATCTCAAGGGCAGAAATCGAGACTATTTGAATGTGTTACCCTCTAAGAAAGCCGTGCAGCGGATGCGGGATAGGCTTAAGATCATGACGGGCAAGAAGATGTGCTATCAACCTATTGATGAGATGATAGGCGGTATCAACAGAACCCTTGTCGGCTGGTCAAATTATTTCGCTTCGGTTATCCAGCGGCTTCCTTTAGAAAAGTCAACTCCTATACAGTTCATCGCTTAA
- a CDS encoding MORN repeat-containing protein yields the protein MNRYIGALLIAALLAFAMRCSLPRMGTAYCVEGGCKNGYGEQRVDFFGVIDKSVDNGFVGYSIYRGEFRDGLRWGKGTIEKRVKSIEGENYEGDFAYDKYHGYGKWERLITGPWPKEEMDSCPHRYEGQFQQGVPHGRGTLTTCTGKAYSGDFVNGAICYEGDCRNGRGAYLFWRGTHYRGEFRDGKRHGRGRAYDANNLRRYEGEFRDNHYNGHGVQIGYDSPQYKNGRWTDPEPYVRLEGAFVNGSEKGYGKKVYLKSGDVQEGEWNGQGGCAGPKCNGAPRAWPPDFIDRMREKAEKGREKKEE from the coding sequence ATGAACCGATATATCGGCGCCCTGCTTATTGCCGCCTTACTTGCATTCGCAATGCGTTGCTCGCTGCCACGAATGGGCACTGCCTACTGTGTAGAGGGTGGCTGTAAGAATGGCTATGGGGAACAGCGCGTGGATTTCTTCGGTGTTATCGATAAATCCGTCGATAACGGTTTTGTCGGCTATTCCATTTACAGGGGTGAGTTCAGGGATGGCCTGCGCTGGGGCAAGGGTACCATTGAAAAGCGTGTGAAATCGATTGAGGGCGAGAACTATGAAGGGGATTTCGCCTATGATAAGTATCACGGCTACGGAAAATGGGAAAGGCTGATAACAGGACCATGGCCAAAAGAAGAGATGGATAGCTGCCCCCATAGATATGAAGGCCAGTTCCAGCAAGGTGTTCCGCATGGGCGAGGCACATTGACCACCTGCACGGGCAAGGCGTATAGCGGAGACTTTGTGAATGGTGCAATCTGTTATGAAGGAGATTGCAGAAATGGCAGAGGTGCCTATCTGTTCTGGCGTGGCACGCACTATCGTGGCGAATTCAGGGACGGCAAACGGCATGGAAGAGGCAGAGCATATGATGCAAACAATCTACGGCGCTATGAAGGGGAATTCCGGGATAATCATTACAATGGACACGGTGTGCAGATCGGTTATGACTCGCCACAGTATAAAAATGGCCGATGGACAGATCCTGAACCGTACGTTCGCCTTGAAGGCGCGTTTGTTAATGGGAGCGAAAAGGGTTATGGCAAGAAGGTATATTTAAAATCAGGCGATGTCCAGGAGGGCGAATGGAATGGCCAGGGTGGCTGTGCCGGCCCAAAATGCAATGGTGCGCCCAGGGCATGGCCTCCTGATTTTATTGATAGGATGAGAGAGAAGGCTGAGAAGGGTCGAGAGAAGAAGGAAGAGTAA